The following is a genomic window from Gimesia sp..
CGTGTGGAGTCATTCCGGACAATCGAAGAGTTGAACACTCTCTGATTTGTAACGGGAAACCAAACTCATGAGAATCTCCTGCTTTTATTATCTGTCTCAACTGGTGATCTTGTTTTATCTGCCACTGTTTCTCTCTGGTTGCGGGCAGAAGCCCGTTGCTTCAGAGGCAGACGCGGCGGCAGAGCTCACTCTGACGCAGGCGTATGAGGTGCTGCAGGGGAAGAGGTACGTCGATCTGACGCATGCCTTTGAGCCGGGGATTCCACACTGGCCCGGCTTTCCCGATGAAACGGTCAAGACCATCTACTGGTATGACCAGCGTCCCGGCACGCTGGGGACCGGGTTTTTTGCGCAGCTGTATTGTCACGTCGGCCAGTGGGGGACGCACGCTGATCCTCCCGCGCACTTTGTCAAAGGGGGCCGCACGCTGGATCAGATCGAGGTCAAAGAAATGATCCTGCCGCTGGTGCTGTTTGACGTGCATGCCGCGGTAGAACAGAATCCCGATTACACGATTAGGATGGACGATGTCCGCCAGTGGGAGGCGAAGTATGGACCGGTTCCCCCCAACGCATTTGCCGTGATGCGGACCGACTGGTCAAAGCGCTGGCCCGATGATGCTGCCATGCACAACAGAGACAAGGCCGGCATCGCTCACTATCCGGGTTGGAGCCGGGAGGTGTTGCAGTACCTCTACGAAGAGCGCGGCATCACCGCTTCGGGTCATGAAACCACCGACACCGATCCCGGCGTCGCAAC
Proteins encoded in this region:
- a CDS encoding cyclase family protein encodes the protein MRISCFYYLSQLVILFYLPLFLSGCGQKPVASEADAAAELTLTQAYEVLQGKRYVDLTHAFEPGIPHWPGFPDETVKTIYWYDQRPGTLGTGFFAQLYCHVGQWGTHADPPAHFVKGGRTLDQIEVKEMILPLVLFDVHAAVEQNPDYTIRMDDVRQWEAKYGPVPPNAFAVMRTDWSKRWPDDAAMHNRDKAGIAHYPGWSREVLQYLYEERGITASGHETTDTDPGVATSQDDYSLETYILSQNHYQIELLTNLGQLPESGALAVVTFPKPKGGSGFPARVFAILP